One Dysosmobacter welbionis DNA segment encodes these proteins:
- a CDS encoding FadR/GntR family transcriptional regulator has product MGEGRKVKLSERTADRLCELIMDERQFTPGSKLPNENELSEALHVSRTTLREAISFLVAQGVLEIRRGKGTFVTEDLPASAVDLTALSNLRSRVRARDLFEMRLIFEPATVALACQRATDEELAQIRQKAERMERIAKAGGDWPLADQEFHMAIIKASHNEYMRRLYPIINGAVNEILQVSVNRAHMQSIAIADNYMILDFLMQRDEAGARHAMSIHIRHLLNTLKG; this is encoded by the coding sequence ATGGGTGAGGGACGGAAAGTCAAATTGTCGGAGCGGACGGCCGACCGGCTGTGCGAGCTAATCATGGACGAACGGCAGTTCACGCCGGGGAGCAAGCTCCCGAATGAAAACGAACTCAGTGAGGCGCTGCACGTCAGCCGCACCACGCTCCGGGAGGCCATCTCCTTTCTGGTGGCCCAGGGCGTGTTGGAGATCCGCCGGGGCAAGGGCACGTTTGTCACGGAGGATCTGCCCGCCAGCGCGGTGGATCTGACGGCGCTGTCCAACCTGCGGTCCCGGGTCCGGGCCAGGGACCTGTTTGAAATGCGGCTGATCTTTGAGCCCGCCACCGTGGCGCTGGCCTGTCAGCGTGCCACAGACGAAGAACTGGCGCAGATCCGCCAGAAAGCGGAGCGGATGGAGCGCATCGCAAAGGCGGGCGGAGACTGGCCCCTGGCGGACCAGGAGTTCCACATGGCCATCATCAAGGCCTCCCACAACGAATATATGCGGCGGCTGTACCCGATCATCAACGGCGCGGTGAACGAGATCCTGCAGGTCTCCGTAAATCGGGCGCACATGCAGAGCATCGCCATCGCGGACAACTACATGATTCTGGACTTTCTGATGCAGCGGGACGAGGCTGGCGCCCGCCACGCCATGAGCATTCACATCCGGCACCTGCTGAACACCCTGAAGGGGTGA
- a CDS encoding P-loop NTPase: protein MTAKDMFSHRVSILTGHYGTGKTEVSVNLALALAAEGEQVMLADLDIVNPYFRSRERRPLLEKAGVRVISSSQACSDADVPALPAELLTILENREIRGILDIGGDPVGARVLARFQPKIVQEDYQLIFVLNANRPEVRDAESAAAYLRSIEAVTGLTCSGLVNNTHLCGETTPAEIRKGAALAQEVSRQTGIPILCHTAERRFLESLSDLGEPVFPIAINMKKPWER from the coding sequence GTGACGGCCAAGGACATGTTTTCCCACCGCGTCTCGATCCTCACCGGCCACTACGGCACCGGAAAGACGGAGGTCTCCGTCAATCTGGCCCTGGCGCTGGCCGCTGAGGGGGAACAGGTAATGCTGGCGGATCTGGATATCGTCAACCCCTATTTCCGCTCTCGGGAGCGGCGGCCCCTCCTGGAAAAAGCCGGTGTGCGGGTGATTTCCTCCTCCCAGGCCTGTTCGGACGCGGATGTCCCCGCCCTGCCGGCGGAGCTGCTGACCATTCTGGAGAACCGGGAGATCCGGGGCATCCTGGATATCGGCGGCGATCCGGTGGGCGCCCGGGTGCTGGCCCGGTTTCAGCCCAAGATCGTACAGGAGGATTACCAGCTGATCTTCGTCCTCAACGCCAACCGGCCGGAGGTGCGGGATGCGGAGAGCGCCGCCGCCTACCTCCGCTCCATTGAGGCCGTCACCGGCCTCACCTGCTCGGGCCTGGTGAACAACACCCATCTGTGCGGCGAGACCACGCCGGCCGAAATCCGCAAGGGCGCCGCCCTGGCACAAGAGGTTTCCCGGCAGACCGGAATCCCGATCCTCTGCCACACGGCGGAGCGGCGGTTCTTAGAATCCTTGTCAGACCTGGGGGAACCCGTGTTCCCCATTGCCATCAATATGAAAAAGCCGTGGGAGCGCTGA
- a CDS encoding 4Fe-4S dicluster domain-containing protein, with the protein MTAKVTFNSDRCKGCELCTTVCPKHIVAIDQAVINRKGYHPAHVTDISQCIACASCAKICPDSIITVEKF; encoded by the coding sequence ATGACAGCAAAGGTAACCTTCAACTCTGACCGGTGCAAGGGCTGTGAGCTGTGCACCACTGTGTGCCCGAAGCACATCGTCGCCATCGATCAGGCCGTCATCAACCGGAAGGGGTATCACCCCGCCCATGTGACGGACATCAGCCAGTGCATTGCATGCGCCAGCTGCGCGAAGATCTGCCCGGACTCCATCATCACTGTGGAAAAATTCTGA